A genomic region of Raphanus sativus cultivar WK10039 chromosome 6, ASM80110v3, whole genome shotgun sequence contains the following coding sequences:
- the LOC130495746 gene encoding uncharacterized protein LOC130495746, with translation MYEGTGDPNNHVAQYKQRMQAVAIPRNAREATMCKGFGSTLTSPALQWYINLPTKSIRSFAALSDKFVEQFASSRNLEKNSDDLYEVLQHRNEPRRSYIARFNQEKVAIPECNADTAISAFKRGLFPEGDLYKELTKYKCKTMEDVLSRAWAQVRWEEDVASRAKAYPKHDQKPSKPTRNDRDESFLPKLAKVTNNPGRGRYQNRPLPRSEGMIVSTWPDISHLAITKPELISVLRKMGPQVKWPPKMKASEANRNPKRWCEFHSDHGHTTEDCIALKIEVAELLKKSHLREFLSDKAKNFLNKEGPGLPTKAAPADSATATLLQ, from the exons atgtatgaaggTACAGGAGATCCCAACAATCACGTTgctcagtacaagcaacgcatgcAAGCTGTAGCAATCCCCCGAAatgcacgggaagctaccatgtgcaagggATTCGGATCGACCTTGACCAGTCCTGCTCTTCAATGGTACATCAATCTTCCTACCAAGTCCATCAGgtcctttgcagcccttagcgacAAGTTCGTAGAGCAATTCGCTAGTAGCCGCAACCTAGAGAAAAACTCAGATGATCTCTATGaagtcctccagcataggaacgaACCCCGTCGTTCCTATATAGCACGCTTCAATCAAGAGAAGGTGGCTATCCCTGAGTGCAATGCCgatacggctatctcagccttCAAGCGGGGCCTATTCCCGGAGGGAGATCTCTACAAGGAGCTGACCAAATACAAGTGCAAGACTATGGAAGATGTATtgtctcgtgcttgggctcaagtaagatgGGAGGAGGATGTTGCAAGTAGGGCCAAGGCCTATCCGAAGCACGATCAGAAGCCCTCGAAGCCAACTAGAAACGATCGCGATGAGTCCTTTCTTCCCAAGTTAGCTAAGGTGACTAATAATCCAGGCAGGGGCAGATATCAAAACCGTCCTTTGCCTAGGTCCGAAGGAATGATTGTATCCACATGGCCCGATATCTCTCATCTTGCAATAACAAAGCCGGAGCTGATAAGTGTCCTACGAAAAATGGGTCCTCAAGTCAAATGGCCTCCTAAGATGAAGGCCTCGGAGGCTAACCGAAACCCCAAGCGATGGTGCGAATTCCATAGTGATCATGGCCACACTACAGAGGATTGTATAGCCCTGAAGATAGAAGTCGCCGAGCTTCTCAAGAAAAGCCACCTGAGAGAGTTCCTCTCGGATAAGGCCAAGAACTTTCTGAATAAAGAAGGTCCTGGTCTTCCTACCAAAGCGGCTCCCGC tgactCTGCTACAGCAACGTTGCTACAGTGA